Within Actinosynnema pretiosum, the genomic segment GGCCGTGCCGGTCGCGCTGGCCCTCCAGGGCCGGGACCGCGCGCGAGCCGCCCTGCGGGCCGCTGAGGCGGCCGAGCGGGCCGCCGGGGGAGCGGTGGCGGCGCTGGTCCGAGGAGCTGGGGCCGACGGCCCCGCCGCCGCGTTCGGCGGTGACCCGCGTGCCGACGCCCAGCGGTTCCGCGACGAGGCGGGCGGCCTGACCCGGTTGGCCGAGGAGGCGGGGCAGCAGCGGGCCGCGCTGCGCGCGCTCGACGCGGTGGCGGTCGAGCGGGAGCGCGCCGCCACCCGGCTGGCCGAGCTGGCGGGCGCGCTGGACGGCGCCCCCGAGCGCCTGCGGTCCGCGCAGGAGGCACTGGAGGCGGCGAGGCTGGCCCGCGCGGCCCTGCCCGAGGCCACCAGCCGCGCCGAGGCCGCGACCGCCCTCCCCGACGCCGAGCGCCGGGCCGCCGAAGCCGAGGCGGACCGCTCCGCGGCCGTCGACGCCCACCAGGCCGCGGTGGACGGGCGCCAGGCCGTCCGGCAGCGCCGCCTGGACGGCATGGCCGCCGAACTCGCCGGTGAGCTGGCGGACGGGCGGCCCTGCCAGGTCTGCGGCTCGGCGGAGCACCCCGAGCCCGCCGCGTTCGACGGCGTCGCGGTGACCGCCGCCGACGAGGACCGGGCGGGCGCCGCCGAGGCCGCCGCCCTGGAGCGCCGCCGTGCGGCGGAGAGCGCCGCGCACCGGGCCGCGAGCGCGCTGGACGGCCTGCGCGCGGCGATCGGCGACCGCGCGCCCGCCGACCTGGTCGCCGAGCACCGCGGGCTGGCCGGGCTGGCCGCGCTGGCGGGCGAGCGCGAGTCGGCCCTGCGCGCCCTGGAGACCAGGGCCGCCCGGTTGACCGAGGAGCGCTCCGCGCTGGAGCGCGAGGTGGTCGGGCTGGACGCGCGCCGGTCCGAGCTGGCGGCGACCACCGCCGAGCGCGCGGCCCGCCTTGAGCAGGCGCGCGAGGGCTTCCCGGACGTGGCCGCCCGCCGCGCCCACCTGCTCGCCCTCGCCGACGCGCTGGACGAGCTGGCCCGCGAGCGCGCCGAGGTGGCGGGCGCGGCCGAGCGCCTGGCGCAGCTGGAGGACGAGGTGGCCGCGCAGGCCGCGGAGGCCGGGTTCGCGAGCCCGGACGACGCGCGCGACGCCGTCCGCACCCCCGGCCGGATCGCCGAGCTCGACCGCCAGGTCCGGGTGGTCGACGACGCCCGCGCCGCCGCCGAGGCGGTGCTCGCCGAGCACCCCGGCGTCGACCCGTCCACCGAGGTGGACGTGGACGGCGCCGAGCAGCGGTTCCGCGCGGCGGGCCGGGAGGCCGAGGAGGCCGCCACCGCGGCGAGCGCGGCGACCGACCGGGCGACCCGCGCCGAGGAGCTGGCCGGTCGGCTGCGGACGGCGTGGGCGCGGCTGGAACCGGTGGAGGCCGAGCACCGCGAGCTGGACGCCTTCACCGACGTGATCAACGGCCGGGGCCAGAACACCGAGAGCATGACCCTGCGCACGTACGTGCTGGCCGCGAAGCTGGAGGAGGTCGCGGTCGCGGCGAGCGAGCGCCTGGACCGGATGAGCCAGGGCCGCTACCGCTTCGTGCACTCCACCGAGGCGGGCCCGCGCGGCGCCAGGGGCGGGCTGGGGCTCGACGTGCTCGACGACTACTCCGGCCACCGCAGGCCCGCGAAGACGCTCAGCGGCGGCGAGTCGTTCCTGGCCTCGCTGGCGCTCGCGCTGGGCCTGGCCGACGTGGTGTCGCAGGGCGCGGTGCTGGACACGCTGTTCGTCGACGAGGGGTTCGGCACGCTCGACGCCGACACCCTCGACCTGGTCATGAACACCCTGGACGACCTGCGCGCGGGCGGCCGGGTGGTGGGGCTGGTGTCGCACGTGGAGGAGCTGCGGCAGCGCATCCCGACCCGCCTGAGGGTCAGGAAGGCGCGCGCCGGGTCCACCCTGGAGGTGACCACGGCGTAGGCGGGGGCGCGGGCCCCCGCCCGCGCCTCACCCCTCGTGCGCCAGCAGCCAGCGCTTCGCGTCCACGCCCCACCGGAAGTTCCCGATCGCCCCGCCCGTGCGCACCACCCGGTGGCACGGCACGAACAGCGCCGCCGCGTTCCTCGCGCACGCCGTGGCCGCCGCCCGCACCGCCGCCGGTCGCCCGGCCAGCTCCGCGTACCGCGCGTAGCTCACCGGCTGCCCGGCCGGGACGAGCCGCAGCGCGTCCCACGCCTGCTCCGTGAACGCCCCGGCGCGCTGCCGCACCGGCACCTCGGCGACCGCGCCCAGCTCACCCGAGTGGTAGGCCCGCACCGCCCTCGTCACCTCCCCGAGGTCCCGCCGCTCCTTGATCTCCTCCGGCTTCAACGACGCCGACACCTGCGGCATCAGCTCGTCCAGCGACGCGGTCCAGCCGCTCGCCAGCACCGCGCCGTCACCCGCCACCACGGCGGTGAACGGGCCGATGGGGGTGTCCACGGTGGACGTGAACGCGGTCACGCTGTCCTCCTGCTTCGCTCGTTCGAGTCACTTCGCCCGGTCAGGCCATCCCGCTCGCGCGGACCCAGCGCGCCCAGGTGCACGGCCGCGTAGGAGCGCCACGGCCGCCACGCGGCCCCGCCCGCCACCAGCGGCACGTCCGGCGCCCCCAGCACCCGCGCGACGACCCGCCGCGCGACCGCCTCGCCGACGCCGGGGAACGCGGTCAGCTCGGCCAGCAGCCCGTCCGGGTCCCGACCCACGTCCACCACCAGCTCCCCGCTGGCCAGCGCCCGCCCGACCGGGGTGTCCACGGCCGCCGGGTACAGGTGGGTCACCGCCCCGTCCGGGTGCTCCAGCGCCTCCCCCGCCTCCCGGTGCCCCAGCTCCCGCAGCAGCGTCTCAGCCCCGTCCACGCTGCCCGGCACCCGCGCCCCCGGTCGGGCCGCGACCAGCCCGCGCAGCGCCGGGTCGGCCCCGAGCACCGCGTCCACGGCCTGCGGGTCGGCGTCCAGGTCGAGCAGCCGCCGCACCCGGCTCACCGCCGTCCCCAGGTCCCGCAGGTCGCCCAGCCGGAGGGAGCACAGCACGTGCCCGTCACGGGGGGTGAGCGCGACGGTGGCCGGGCCGTGCGGCAGCCGGAGCGAGCGCCGGTAGGTCCCGCCGTCGACCTCCTCCACACCGGGCACCGCCTCGGCGCGGAAGAACGCCAGCAGCCCGGCGGCGTCGAACGGCGGCCGGTAGGGCAGCCGCAGCTCGATCCGCCCGGCCGCCCCCGAGGTCCTGCGCGCCTCGCGCAGCCGTGAGGGCGTGGCCGCGAACACCGCCCGGATCGTGTCGTTGAACTGCCGCACCGACGCGAACCCGGCCGCGAACGCCACGTCCGCGAACGCCAGGTCGGTGGTCTCGATCAGCAGCCGCGCCGAGTGCGCCCGGTGCGCCCGCGCGAGCGCCAGCGGCCCGGCG encodes:
- a CDS encoding AlkA N-terminal domain-containing protein gives rise to the protein MLLDAERAYRAVASRDARFDGCFITAVRTTRIYCRPSCPATTPKRRNVEFYPTAAAAQSAGYRACRRCLPDAVPGSPEWNLRADLAARAVRLIGDGVVERDGVPGLAARLGYSERHLSRVLSVELGAGPLALARAHRAHSARLLIETTDLAFADVAFAAGFASVRQFNDTIRAVFAATPSRLREARRTSGAAGRIELRLPYRPPFDAAGLLAFFRAEAVPGVEEVDGGTYRRSLRLPHGPATVALTPRDGHVLCSLRLGDLRDLGTAVSRVRRLLDLDADPQAVDAVLGADPALRGLVAARPGARVPGSVDGAETLLRELGHREAGEALEHPDGAVTHLYPAAVDTPVGRALASGELVVDVGRDPDGLLAELTAFPGVGEAVARRVVARVLGAPDVPLVAGGAAWRPWRSYAAVHLGALGPRERDGLTGRSDSNERSRRTA
- a CDS encoding AAA family ATPase; this translates as MRLHRLELSAFGPYPGREVVDFDALGADGLFLLHGDTGAGKTTLLDAVAFALFGQVPGARGEVKRLRCDYASPDVETVVSLELTVRERRLVITRSPEYDRPKKRGGGTTRQNAKAALAWVSGWEGEGHSRIDEVAREVESLLGMTAHQFFQVVLLPQGEFARFLRADTVEREKLLEKLFGTERFLAVEKWFRERRLERGRELQELRDRNAQLVSRVAEAARVEPPEGGGGPEWLEGVLGGLAAASEAARELAGTTAATRAEAERAWQEARDLGARVGRVRRAHAELVRCAEAEPARKQLVAEGDAARRAVPVALALQGRDRARAALRAAEAAERAAGGAVAALVRGAGADGPAAAFGGDPRADAQRFRDEAGGLTRLAEEAGQQRAALRALDAVAVERERAATRLAELAGALDGAPERLRSAQEALEAARLARAALPEATSRAEAATALPDAERRAAEAEADRSAAVDAHQAAVDGRQAVRQRRLDGMAAELAGELADGRPCQVCGSAEHPEPAAFDGVAVTAADEDRAGAAEAAALERRRAAESAAHRAASALDGLRAAIGDRAPADLVAEHRGLAGLAALAGERESALRALETRAARLTEERSALEREVVGLDARRSELAATTAERAARLEQAREGFPDVAARRAHLLALADALDELARERAEVAGAAERLAQLEDEVAAQAAEAGFASPDDARDAVRTPGRIAELDRQVRVVDDARAAAEAVLAEHPGVDPSTEVDVDGAEQRFRAAGREAEEAATAASAATDRATRAEELAGRLRTAWARLEPVEAEHRELDAFTDVINGRGQNTESMTLRTYVLAAKLEEVAVAASERLDRMSQGRYRFVHSTEAGPRGARGGLGLDVLDDYSGHRRPAKTLSGGESFLASLALALGLADVVSQGAVLDTLFVDEGFGTLDADTLDLVMNTLDDLRAGGRVVGLVSHVEELRQRIPTRLRVRKARAGSTLEVTTA
- a CDS encoding methylated-DNA--[protein]-cysteine S-methyltransferase is translated as MTAFTSTVDTPIGPFTAVVAGDGAVLASGWTASLDELMPQVSASLKPEEIKERRDLGEVTRAVRAYHSGELGAVAEVPVRQRAGAFTEQAWDALRLVPAGQPVSYARYAELAGRPAAVRAAATACARNAAALFVPCHRVVRTGGAIGNFRWGVDAKRWLLAHEG